The Virgibacillus phasianinus genome includes a window with the following:
- the sigK gene encoding RNA polymerase sporulation sigma factor SigK codes for MSSILSVLALLIKETLFFVSYVKNHAFPQPLPPDEEAKYIKEMQNGDENARNKLIEHNLRLVAHIVKKFENTGEDMEDLISIGTIGLIKGIESFSPDKGTKLATYAARCIENEILMHLRALKKVKKDVSLHDPIGQDKEGNEISLIDILEAESEDVIEYIQLHMELDKMKKYFSILDEREREVIIFRYGLNNYQEMTQREIAKKLNISRSYVSRIEKRALMKVFHEYFKQENPKRRKG; via the coding sequence TTGTCGAGTATTTTAAGCGTTCTTGCCTTACTAATAAAAGAAACCCTCTTTTTTGTATCTTACGTAAAAAACCACGCCTTTCCTCAACCCCTTCCACCTGATGAAGAAGCCAAATATATAAAAGAAATGCAGAATGGGGATGAGAATGCAAGGAACAAACTTATCGAACATAATCTTCGGCTAGTTGCACACATCGTAAAAAAGTTTGAAAATACCGGTGAGGATATGGAGGATTTAATTTCAATCGGAACAATCGGGCTAATTAAGGGAATTGAGAGCTTTTCACCAGATAAAGGAACTAAATTAGCTACCTATGCAGCTCGTTGTATCGAAAATGAAATTCTTATGCACTTAAGGGCCTTGAAGAAAGTTAAGAAGGATGTTTCTTTACATGATCCCATTGGGCAAGATAAAGAAGGGAATGAAATAAGCCTAATCGACATTCTAGAGGCGGAGTCGGAGGATGTAATTGAGTACATTCAATTACATATGGAACTTGACAAAATGAAGAAATACTTTTCAATCCTAGACGAAAGAGAAAGGGAAGTAATTATATTTCGCTATGGTTTAAACAATTATCAAGAAATGACACAACGCGAAATAGCAAAAAAGTTAAATATATCCAGAAGTTATGTGTCACGAATTGAAAAACGAGCGTTGATGAAGGTGTTTCATGAGTACTTTAAACAAGAAAATCCAAAGAGAAGGAAAGGTTAA
- the mnhG gene encoding monovalent cation/H(+) antiporter subunit G, producing MIETWSRIILFFLTSFFILSGTFFLLSSAIGIVRFPDIYTRLHAATKASTLGIAGILIGAFLFLYASESIVSGKLLLAIVFTLLTAPVSGHMISRAAHRNGVKPVIYERTDELEETIKKRKKQNNGET from the coding sequence TTGATCGAGACATGGAGTAGAATCATCCTATTTTTCCTTACCTCCTTTTTTATTTTATCGGGGACATTCTTTCTTCTATCCAGTGCGATAGGGATTGTCCGATTTCCCGATATTTATACTAGGCTGCATGCAGCTACTAAAGCTTCAACTTTGGGGATTGCAGGAATATTGATTGGTGCGTTTCTATTTTTATATGCATCTGAATCTATAGTTAGCGGTAAACTTCTGCTGGCCATTGTATTCACTTTATTAACCGCACCTGTATCAGGGCATATGATTTCCCGTGCAGCACACCGGAATGGGGTTAAACCTGTAATATATGAGCGTACAGATGAGCTTGAAGAAACGATTAAAAAAAGAAAAAAACAAAACAATGGTGAAACGTGA
- a CDS encoding Na(+)/H(+) antiporter subunit F1 — MNELLELSKQILDIATKISVVGISISLVLLLYRIIVGPSNADRAVALDTIGMGLMGLAALLAIVLASTNFNDVILLIGILLFIGTLAIAKFLEKGVIIDRDME, encoded by the coding sequence ATGAATGAACTTTTGGAACTCTCGAAACAAATCTTGGATATCGCAACAAAAATATCGGTAGTTGGAATTTCTATTTCTCTTGTTTTACTCTTATATCGTATTATCGTCGGTCCTTCAAATGCTGATCGTGCCGTTGCACTCGATACAATTGGCATGGGGTTAATGGGACTTGCTGCACTGTTGGCCATCGTTCTCGCTTCTACCAATTTTAATGATGTTATTCTGCTAATCGGAATTCTTTTATTTATTGGTACGCTGGCAATTGCAAAATTTCTTGAAAAGGGTGTTATCATTGATCGAGACATGGAGTAG
- a CDS encoding Na+/H+ antiporter subunit E, with protein sequence MTFQIVINVIIAVMWMFLKETYTFPSFIGGFILGIILLLLLNRFVPDEFYLKRFFKIIKLILLFIKELITANLDIIKLVYKPKLDIEPGIFALPTELRSNWEITLLANLITLTPGTLTIAISEDNTHLYIHAMDIDDIDESIAEIKDSFEKAIMEVTR encoded by the coding sequence ATGACATTTCAGATTGTTATCAATGTGATCATTGCTGTAATGTGGATGTTCTTAAAAGAAACATATACGTTCCCTAGCTTTATTGGTGGCTTTATACTTGGAATAATCCTGTTATTATTACTTAACCGGTTTGTTCCAGATGAATTTTACTTAAAACGATTCTTTAAAATAATTAAACTTATTTTATTGTTTATCAAAGAATTAATTACCGCAAACCTGGATATTATTAAATTGGTCTACAAACCCAAGCTTGATATTGAACCTGGCATTTTTGCATTGCCTACAGAATTGAGAAGTAATTGGGAAATTACTTTACTGGCAAATTTAATTACACTAACTCCTGGAACACTAACAATTGCTATATCGGAGGACAATACACATCTTTATATACATGCGATGGATATAGATGATATTGATGAATCGATTGCTGAAATCAAAGATTCCTTTGAAAAAGCAATAATGGAGGTTACACGATGA
- a CDS encoding Na+/H+ antiporter subunit D, whose translation MSNLAVLPIIIPLFAGIILAFFPTKVKLLRALTKIFSISSLLVVAYIAWQVINHGPIILETGNWPAPYGIILVADPLAIILVLTTNIITVACAFFAPHSVTLKQEQHYFYSFMFFLITGVSGAFLTGDLFNLFVFFEVLLMASYALIVLGGDKVQLRESIKYVLINLFSSMLFVTAVAFLYGVVGTVNMAHIAERVQEVDQKGILTTIGLLFFFVFATKAALFPLFYWMPKSYIVPNPVISALFGALLTKVGIYSIIRVFSLIFIYKLDMTHQMFIWIAGLSMIFGILGAFSTNNVKLIIAYNIIPAIGFIIMGIGVFEQDAVSGAVYYLVHDMIIKAVLFLIVGVVAYVAGTSDLRKMGGLIHYYPVLGWLLFVSAFILAGIPPFSGFIAKLLLLKGTLANGEIAITIIALASSLLILYSVMKIFIKGFWGEKNSKYETEKKSTKGLIGPIIFLLTFSVILGIGAEFFYPTIEGISTYLLDPEVYIDAVLKE comes from the coding sequence ATGAGTAATTTAGCAGTATTGCCAATAATCATTCCATTATTCGCTGGAATAATCCTAGCCTTTTTTCCAACAAAAGTAAAACTATTACGTGCATTAACAAAGATTTTTTCTATTTCCAGTTTATTGGTTGTTGCATACATAGCCTGGCAGGTTATTAATCATGGTCCGATAATATTAGAGACAGGTAACTGGCCAGCGCCATACGGAATCATTTTAGTAGCGGATCCACTGGCCATCATTCTTGTATTAACAACAAACATTATCACCGTAGCATGTGCTTTTTTCGCACCACATTCGGTAACTTTAAAACAGGAACAACATTATTTTTACTCGTTTATGTTCTTTTTAATAACAGGTGTATCCGGAGCTTTTCTCACCGGAGATTTATTCAACCTGTTCGTATTCTTTGAGGTATTATTAATGGCTTCTTATGCGTTAATCGTTTTAGGTGGGGACAAGGTGCAGCTGCGGGAGTCTATCAAGTATGTACTGATTAATCTCTTCTCTTCCATGCTGTTTGTAACCGCTGTGGCATTTTTATATGGTGTTGTCGGAACAGTTAACATGGCCCACATTGCTGAACGTGTTCAGGAAGTCGATCAAAAAGGAATACTAACAACAATTGGTCTTTTGTTCTTTTTCGTTTTCGCAACAAAAGCAGCATTGTTTCCATTATTCTATTGGATGCCAAAGTCATACATTGTTCCAAATCCTGTAATTTCAGCTTTATTTGGGGCGCTTTTGACGAAAGTTGGGATTTATTCAATCATCCGTGTTTTTTCACTGATATTTATTTACAAGCTCGATATGACCCATCAAATGTTTATCTGGATAGCAGGTCTTTCAATGATATTTGGGATATTAGGTGCCTTTTCAACAAATAATGTCAAACTTATTATAGCCTATAATATCATCCCAGCTATTGGCTTTATCATCATGGGAATTGGTGTATTTGAACAGGATGCCGTAAGTGGTGCCGTCTATTACCTTGTACATGATATGATAATCAAGGCCGTGTTATTTCTCATAGTTGGGGTAGTCGCATATGTAGCCGGAACATCAGATTTACGAAAAATGGGCGGGCTCATCCACTACTATCCCGTGCTTGGCTGGTTATTATTTGTTTCAGCGTTCATTCTTGCTGGTATTCCCCCATTTAGTGGTTTTATTGCAAAACTTCTACTGTTGAAAGGGACATTAGCTAACGGTGAAATTGCCATTACGATCATTGCATTAGCATCCAGTTTACTAATTTTGTATTCCGTTATGAAAATTTTTATCAAAGGTTTCTGGGGCGAGAAAAATTCAAAGTATGAAACGGAGAAAAAATCAACAAAAGGATTAATCGGCCCAATTATTTTCTTATTAACTTTTTCTGTCATTTTGGGTATCGGTGCAGAGTTCTTTTATCCAACAATCGAAGGTATCTCAACGTACTTACTCGATCCAGAGGTATATATTGATGCCGTATTAAAGGAGTAA